From one Streptomyces sp. NBC_01478 genomic stretch:
- a CDS encoding NPCBM/NEW2 domain-containing protein has translation MRHPHTRTARRRVIGALTAGLLCTAGLAAPAVAAPVQDPVSPTLADGQALTPPMGFNNWNSTNCRTEFNESMVEGIADIFINKGLKAAGYQYVNLDDCWALPSRDADGKLVPDPVRFPHGIKAVADYVHSKGLKLGIYTSAGTKTCNDAGFPGGLGHEYSDAQQFADWGVDYLKYDNCNNQGVDAKLRYNTMRDALKATGRPIVFSICEWGENKPWEWAADVGHLWRTTGDISDNWGSMLSILKQNLPLAPYAGPGHWNDPDMLEVGNGGMTDTEYRSHFSLWSIMAAPLLIGSDLRTATAATFDILDNKEVIAVDQDPLGKQGNVVTSEGGRWVVAKEMKDGSRSVALFNESGSAQRIATTAAAVGLPNAKAYTLRDLWQHQSYNTAGAISATVPAHGTVLVRVSADRHATANPPAVELGLDSAPLVQAATPTPLTTTVTDLGRTTAEHVTVSLTGPTGWKVRAESPTTAKAVRTGRSLRTKWTVTAPAGTPAGSYDLTLKASYRSPSGTRVTNSVPFTASVVVAPPAGTSYLGDLPWMSTANGYGPVERDTSNGESAAGDGHPITLGGVVYAKGLGVHAESDVEYYTGKACEKVTADVGVDDEKGANGTVAFEIWADGAKVASTGVLTNAMPAQPITADVTGAQVVRLVVTDGGDGIDSDHADWADAQLTC, from the coding sequence ATGCGTCACCCCCACACCCGCACGGCCCGCCGAAGAGTCATCGGAGCGCTCACAGCAGGGCTGTTGTGCACGGCAGGTCTCGCCGCACCCGCGGTCGCGGCCCCCGTGCAGGACCCCGTCTCCCCGACCCTGGCCGACGGTCAGGCGCTCACACCTCCGATGGGTTTCAACAACTGGAACTCCACCAACTGCCGTACCGAGTTCAACGAGTCCATGGTCGAGGGAATCGCGGACATCTTCATCAACAAGGGCCTCAAGGCCGCCGGTTACCAGTACGTCAACCTCGACGACTGCTGGGCCCTGCCGTCCCGGGACGCCGACGGCAAGCTCGTCCCCGATCCGGTCCGCTTCCCGCACGGCATCAAGGCCGTCGCGGACTACGTGCACTCCAAGGGACTCAAGCTCGGCATCTACACCAGCGCGGGCACGAAGACGTGCAACGACGCCGGCTTCCCCGGCGGCCTGGGTCACGAGTACAGCGACGCGCAGCAGTTCGCCGACTGGGGCGTGGACTATCTCAAGTACGACAACTGCAACAACCAGGGCGTGGACGCCAAGTTGCGCTACAACACGATGCGCGACGCGCTGAAGGCGACCGGCCGCCCGATCGTCTTCAGCATCTGCGAGTGGGGCGAGAACAAGCCCTGGGAGTGGGCCGCGGACGTCGGACACCTGTGGCGCACGACCGGTGACATCAGCGACAACTGGGGCTCGATGCTGTCGATCCTCAAGCAGAACCTGCCGCTGGCGCCGTACGCCGGCCCCGGGCACTGGAACGACCCCGACATGCTGGAGGTCGGCAACGGCGGCATGACGGACACCGAGTACCGCTCGCACTTCTCGCTCTGGTCGATCATGGCCGCGCCGCTCCTCATCGGCTCCGACCTCCGTACCGCGACCGCCGCGACCTTCGACATCCTCGACAACAAGGAGGTCATCGCGGTCGACCAGGACCCGCTGGGCAAGCAGGGCAACGTTGTCACGTCCGAGGGCGGACGCTGGGTCGTCGCCAAGGAGATGAAGGACGGCAGCCGCAGCGTCGCGCTCTTCAACGAGTCCGGCAGCGCCCAGCGCATCGCCACGACCGCGGCGGCCGTAGGCCTCCCGAACGCCAAGGCGTACACCCTGCGCGACCTGTGGCAGCACCAGAGCTACAACACGGCGGGCGCGATCTCCGCGACCGTCCCGGCCCACGGCACGGTCCTCGTCCGGGTCTCGGCCGACCGGCACGCGACCGCGAACCCGCCCGCCGTCGAACTCGGCCTGGACAGCGCCCCGTTGGTCCAGGCCGCGACGCCGACCCCGCTCACGACGACGGTGACCGACCTCGGCCGTACGACCGCCGAGCACGTCACCGTGAGCCTGACCGGGCCCACGGGCTGGAAGGTGCGGGCCGAGTCGCCGACGACCGCCAAGGCCGTACGGACGGGCCGGTCGCTGCGCACCAAGTGGACGGTCACCGCTCCGGCGGGGACGCCGGCGGGATCGTACGACCTGACGCTGAAGGCGAGTTACCGCTCGCCGAGCGGTACGCGCGTCACCAACTCCGTGCCGTTCACCGCGTCCGTGGTGGTGGCGCCGCCTGCGGGGACGTCGTATCTCGGTGATCTTCCGTGGATGTCAACGGCCAATGGGTACGGGCCCGTTGAGCGCGACACCAGCAACGGGGAGAGCGCCGCCGGGGACGGTCATCCGATCACCCTGGGCGGAGTGGTGTACGCCAAGGGGCTTGGCGTACACGCCGAGAGCGACGTCGAGTACTACACCGGGAAGGCGTGCGAGAAGGTCACCGCGGACGTCGGTGTGGACGACGAGAAGGGGGCCAACGGGACCGTCGCCTTCGAGATCTGGGCGGACGGCGCGAAGGTCGCCTCGACCGGCGTCCTCACCAACGCGATGCCCGCCCAGCCGATCACTGCGGACGTGACCGGCGCCCAGGTGGTCCGACTCGTCGTCACCGACGGCGGCGACGGGATCGACTCGGACCACGCGGACTGGGCGGACGCTCAACTCACCTGCTGA
- a CDS encoding ROK family protein: protein MHTDLVAALDIGGTKIAGALVDGHGKILVRAQRPTPSQDDGDTVMRAVAEVLAELTASPSWSRVSALGIGSAGPVDASAGTVSPVNVPGWRDYPLVERVRAATGDLPVELIGDGVAITAAEHWQGAARGHANALCMVVSTGVGGGLVLNGQLHPGPTGNAGHIGHISVDLDGDACPCGSRGCVERIASGPNIARRAVEGGWRPGPDGDASAAAVAAAARAGDPVAVASFERAAQALAAGIAATATLVEIDIAVIGGGVGKAGDVLFTPLRKALSDYATLSFVRRLTVTPAQMGTDAGLVGAAAAALAGRASTTAAGV, encoded by the coding sequence ATGCACACCGACCTCGTGGCCGCGCTCGACATCGGCGGCACCAAGATCGCCGGGGCGCTGGTGGACGGCCACGGCAAGATCCTGGTGCGCGCGCAGCGCCCGACGCCCTCGCAGGACGACGGCGACACCGTGATGCGAGCCGTGGCGGAGGTGCTCGCCGAGCTCACCGCATCGCCCTCGTGGTCCCGCGTCAGCGCCCTCGGCATCGGCAGCGCGGGTCCCGTGGACGCCTCCGCCGGCACCGTGAGCCCGGTCAACGTGCCCGGCTGGCGCGACTATCCGCTCGTCGAGCGGGTGCGTGCGGCGACCGGGGACCTGCCCGTCGAGCTGATCGGCGACGGCGTGGCGATCACGGCGGCCGAGCACTGGCAGGGCGCCGCGCGCGGACACGCCAACGCGCTGTGCATGGTGGTCTCCACGGGCGTCGGGGGCGGCCTCGTCCTCAACGGGCAGTTGCACCCCGGGCCCACCGGCAACGCGGGCCACATCGGTCACATCAGCGTGGACCTGGACGGTGACGCCTGCCCGTGCGGTTCGCGCGGCTGCGTCGAGCGGATCGCCAGCGGTCCCAACATCGCCCGGCGGGCGGTCGAGGGCGGTTGGCGGCCGGGCCCGGACGGCGACGCCTCGGCCGCCGCGGTGGCCGCCGCCGCCCGCGCGGGCGACCCGGTCGCCGTGGCCTCCTTCGAGCGGGCCGCGCAGGCCCTCGCCGCCGGAATCGCGGCCACCGCGACCCTGGTCGAGATCGACATCGCCGTGATCGGCGGGGGCGTGGGCAAGGCGGGCGACGTGCTCTTCACACCGCTGCGCAAGGCCCTGAGCGACTACGCGACGCTGTCCTTCGTACGGCGCCTGACGGTGACGCCGGCCCAGATGGGCACGGACGCCGGGCTGGTGGGAGCGGCCGCGGCCGCGCTCGCCGGGCGGGCGAGCACGACCGCGGCCGGGGTGTGA
- a CDS encoding LacI family DNA-binding transcriptional regulator, with product MPETARRPENRYGNRPTMKDVAARAGVGLKTVSRVVNGEPGVTPDTERRVQEAIDALGFRRNDSARVLRKGRTASIGLVLEDLADPFYGPLSRAVEEVARAHGALLINGSSAEDPDREQELVLALCARRVDGLVVIPAGDDHRYLEPEIKAGVATVFVDRPAGQIDADVVLSDSYGGARDGVTHLISHGHRRIGFIGDMPRIHTAVERLRGYRAAMEDAGIPVEDAWMSLGVTDPVRVRRAAEEMLTGPSPVTAIFAGNNRVTVTVVRVLAEQTRRVALVGFDDFELADLLQPGVTVVAQDSATLGRTAADRLFRQLDGTLIAPERIELPTRLITRGSGELPPSD from the coding sequence GTGCCAGAGACCGCCCGCCGCCCCGAGAACCGCTACGGCAACCGTCCGACCATGAAGGACGTGGCCGCACGCGCCGGTGTCGGCCTGAAAACGGTGTCGCGTGTGGTCAACGGCGAACCGGGCGTCACCCCGGACACCGAGCGCCGCGTCCAGGAGGCCATCGACGCCCTCGGCTTCCGCCGCAACGACAGCGCCCGCGTCCTGCGCAAGGGCCGCACGGCCAGCATCGGCCTCGTCCTGGAGGACCTCGCCGACCCGTTCTACGGCCCCCTCAGCCGCGCCGTCGAAGAGGTGGCCCGCGCCCACGGCGCCCTGCTCATCAACGGCTCCAGTGCCGAAGACCCGGACCGCGAGCAGGAGTTGGTGCTCGCGCTGTGCGCCCGGCGCGTGGACGGGCTGGTGGTGATCCCGGCCGGGGACGACCACCGCTATCTGGAGCCGGAGATCAAGGCGGGCGTCGCGACCGTGTTCGTGGACCGCCCGGCCGGCCAGATCGACGCGGACGTCGTCCTGTCCGACAGCTACGGCGGCGCGCGCGACGGCGTCACCCATCTCATCTCCCACGGCCACCGGCGCATCGGCTTCATCGGTGACATGCCCCGCATCCACACGGCCGTCGAGCGACTGCGCGGTTACCGGGCCGCCATGGAGGACGCGGGCATACCGGTCGAGGACGCCTGGATGTCCCTCGGCGTGACCGACCCCGTCCGGGTGCGCCGGGCGGCGGAGGAGATGCTGACCGGCCCCTCCCCGGTGACCGCGATCTTCGCCGGCAACAACCGTGTGACGGTCACCGTCGTCCGGGTCCTCGCCGAACAGACCCGCCGGGTCGCCCTCGTCGGCTTCGACGACTTCGAACTCGCCGACCTGCTCCAGCCGGGCGTGACCGTCGTCGCCCAGGACTCGGCGACCCTCGGCCGCACGGCAGCCGACCGCCTCTTCCGCCAACTGGACGGCACGCTCATCGCCCCGGAGCGCATCGAGCTGCCGACCCGGCTGATCACCCGGGGCTCGGGCGAGCTGCCGCCGTCGGACTGA
- a CDS encoding DUF6986 family protein → MGQGQQEKVATSLAGAISEEISASLAPVDAELERRYPGDPGTRQPVHTVYVPGDVFAADTIRSWGDRALAALDEHAPDAASFAAVLGLSDELAEPVHARVRAKLEHEPIEDLRVDFEDGYGPRPDAEEDAAAARAARLIAEAYGNGTAAPYMGIRMKCMEAPVRDRGIRTLDIFLTGLMEAGGLPEGLVLTLPKVTYAEQVTAMVRLLEAFEKAHGLEPGRIGFEIQIETSQSILATDGTATVARMIQAAEGRATGLHYGTFDYSACLGVSAAYQASDHPAADHAKAIMQVAAAGTGVRVSDGSTNVLPVGPTAKVHDAWRLHYGLTRRALSRAYYQGWDMHPGHIPTRYAAVFAFYREGFEQAAARLARYANHAGGDVMDEPATAKALSGYLLRGLDCGALDIAEVAGATGLTRADLEGFAAPRRGDLTASAK, encoded by the coding sequence ATGGGTCAGGGCCAGCAGGAGAAGGTGGCGACGAGCCTCGCGGGCGCGATCAGCGAGGAGATCAGCGCCTCCCTGGCACCGGTCGACGCCGAACTGGAGCGCCGCTACCCCGGAGACCCGGGCACCCGCCAGCCCGTCCACACGGTCTACGTCCCCGGTGACGTCTTCGCCGCCGACACGATCCGCTCCTGGGGCGACCGGGCCCTCGCCGCCCTCGACGAACACGCCCCCGACGCGGCCTCCTTCGCCGCCGTCCTCGGCCTCTCCGACGAACTCGCGGAGCCCGTCCACGCGCGCGTGCGGGCCAAGTTGGAGCACGAGCCCATCGAGGACCTGCGCGTCGACTTCGAGGACGGCTACGGCCCCCGCCCCGACGCCGAGGAGGACGCGGCCGCCGCCCGCGCGGCGCGCCTGATCGCCGAGGCGTACGGCAACGGCACGGCGGCGCCGTACATGGGCATCCGTATGAAGTGCATGGAGGCGCCGGTGCGGGACCGGGGCATCCGCACCCTCGACATCTTCCTGACCGGCCTCATGGAGGCAGGAGGCCTGCCCGAGGGCCTGGTCCTGACCCTCCCCAAGGTCACCTATGCCGAGCAGGTCACCGCGATGGTGCGCCTCCTGGAGGCCTTCGAGAAGGCGCACGGGCTGGAGCCGGGCCGGATCGGCTTCGAGATCCAGATCGAGACCAGCCAGTCCATCCTGGCGACGGACGGCACCGCCACGGTCGCCCGCATGATCCAGGCCGCCGAGGGGCGCGCCACCGGCCTGCACTACGGCACCTTCGACTACAGCGCCTGCCTCGGCGTCTCCGCCGCCTACCAGGCCAGCGACCACCCGGCCGCCGACCACGCCAAGGCGATCATGCAGGTCGCGGCGGCGGGCACGGGCGTACGCGTGTCGGACGGCTCGACGAACGTCCTTCCGGTCGGCCCGACGGCCAAGGTCCACGACGCCTGGCGGCTGCACTACGGCCTCACCCGGCGGGCGTTGTCCCGCGCGTACTACCAGGGCTGGGACATGCACCCCGGGCACATCCCCACCCGCTACGCGGCCGTCTTCGCCTTCTACCGCGAGGGCTTCGAACAGGCCGCCGCCCGTCTCGCCCGCTACGCCAACCACGCCGGCGGCGACGTCATGGACGAGCCCGCCACCGCCAAGGCCCTCAGCGGCTATCTGCTGCGCGGCCTGGACTGCGGCGCGCTCGACATCGCCGAGGTGGCCGGGGCGACCGGGCTGACCCGGGCTGACCTGGAGGGCTTCGCCGCGCCCCGGCGGGGTGACCTCACGGCATCCGCCAAGTAG
- a CDS encoding endonuclease/exonuclease/phosphatase family protein has translation MPTVGKVTRRAGLSTLVAAAIALPLIGTVRSGSVRHETRLLDVMTFNLRFASTHEPNSWKVRRPVMRDLLLRAAPDIIGTQEGLYAQLQDIKQDLAPRYDWIGGGRKGGSFDEETAIFYDTRRLAPIEYDQFWLSDTPNVIGSNTWGGAHARIATWIRFRDLGDEERQFYVLNTHLDNASQYARERAATLIAERLARLDRSLPIVVTGDFNTAAYTTSVYTTMLGAGLRDTWDAAAARGQLYGSFHGYRALVPDGPRIDWILVSPGVTVRRTALDTFSQNSQFPSDHLPVTSTISLG, from the coding sequence ATGCCGACTGTCGGGAAAGTGACCCGCCGCGCGGGCCTGAGCACACTGGTGGCGGCCGCCATCGCCCTGCCACTGATCGGAACCGTACGCTCCGGCTCCGTCCGGCACGAGACCCGCCTGCTGGACGTCATGACGTTCAACCTGCGCTTCGCGAGCACCCACGAGCCCAATAGCTGGAAGGTCCGCCGTCCGGTGATGCGCGACCTGCTGCTCCGCGCGGCCCCCGACATCATCGGCACCCAGGAGGGCCTCTACGCGCAACTCCAGGACATCAAGCAGGACCTCGCGCCGCGCTACGACTGGATCGGCGGCGGCCGCAAGGGCGGCAGCTTCGACGAGGAGACGGCGATCTTCTACGACACGCGCCGCCTCGCCCCGATCGAGTACGACCAGTTCTGGCTCTCCGACACGCCCAACGTGATCGGATCGAACACCTGGGGCGGCGCGCACGCGCGCATCGCCACCTGGATCCGCTTCCGCGATCTCGGGGACGAGGAGCGGCAGTTCTACGTCCTGAACACCCACCTGGACAACGCGAGTCAGTACGCACGCGAGCGTGCCGCCACCCTCATCGCCGAACGCCTCGCCCGTCTCGACCGCTCCCTGCCGATCGTGGTGACCGGCGACTTCAACACCGCCGCGTACACCACCTCGGTCTACACCACGATGCTGGGCGCCGGTCTCCGGGACACCTGGGACGCGGCGGCGGCCCGCGGGCAGCTCTACGGCAGCTTCCACGGCTACCGCGCGCTCGTGCCGGACGGTCCCCGCATCGACTGGATCCTGGTCTCCCCGGGAGTCACCGTGCGCCGGACGGCCCTCGACACCTTCTCGCAGAACAGCCAGTTCCCGAGCGACCATCTGCCCGTGACGTCCACGATCAGCCTGGGATGA
- a CDS encoding electron transfer flavoprotein subunit alpha/FixB family protein produces MAEVLVYVDHVDGAVRKPTLELLTLARRIGEPVAVALGSGAENTAAALAEHGAVKVLTHDAAEYADYLVVPKVDALQAAYEAVSPAAVLVPSSAEGKEIAARLAVRIGSGIITDATDLEAGDEGPVATQSVFAASFTTKTRVSKGTPVITVKPNSAAVEAAPAAGTVEALAVTFSDKATGTKVTARTPRESTGRPELTEAAIVVSGGRGVNGADNFAIIEALADSLGAAVGASRAAVDAGWYPHSNQVGQTGKSVSPQLYIANGISGAIQHRAGMQTSKTIVAVNKDAEAPIFDLVDYGVVGDLFDVVPQLTEEINTRKG; encoded by the coding sequence ATGGCTGAAGTTCTCGTCTACGTCGACCACGTGGACGGCGCCGTCCGCAAGCCCACCCTGGAGCTGCTGACCCTGGCCCGCCGCATCGGCGAGCCCGTCGCGGTCGCCCTCGGCTCCGGTGCCGAGAACACCGCCGCCGCGCTCGCCGAGCACGGCGCGGTGAAGGTGCTCACGCACGACGCCGCCGAGTACGCCGACTACCTCGTCGTACCGAAGGTGGACGCCCTCCAGGCCGCCTACGAGGCCGTCTCCCCGGCCGCCGTCCTGGTGCCGTCCTCCGCCGAGGGCAAGGAGATCGCCGCCCGCCTCGCGGTGCGCATCGGCTCCGGCATCATCACCGACGCCACCGACCTGGAGGCCGGTGACGAGGGCCCGGTCGCGACGCAGTCGGTGTTCGCCGCCTCCTTCACCACCAAGACCCGTGTCTCCAAGGGCACCCCGGTCATCACCGTGAAGCCGAACTCGGCCGCCGTGGAGGCCGCCCCGGCCGCCGGCACCGTCGAGGCGCTCGCGGTCACCTTCTCGGACAAGGCCACCGGCACGAAGGTCACCGCGCGCACCCCGCGCGAGTCGACCGGCCGCCCGGAGCTGACCGAGGCCGCGATCGTGGTCTCCGGTGGCCGCGGTGTGAACGGCGCGGACAACTTCGCGATCATCGAGGCCCTCGCCGACTCCCTCGGTGCGGCCGTCGGCGCCTCGCGTGCCGCCGTCGACGCCGGCTGGTACCCGCACTCCAACCAGGTCGGCCAGACCGGCAAGAGCGTCTCCCCGCAGCTCTACATCGCCAACGGCATCTCCGGCGCGATCCAGCACCGCGCCGGCATGCAGACCTCGAAGACGATCGTGGCCGTCAACAAGGACGCCGAGGCCCCGATCTTCGACCTCGTCGACTACGGCGTGGTCGGCGACCTCTTCGACGTCGTCCCGCAGCTCACCGAGGAGATCAACACCCGTAAGGGCTGA
- a CDS encoding electron transfer flavoprotein subunit beta/FixA family protein: MSLRIVVTVKYVPDATGDRHFADDLTVDRDDVDGLLSELDEYAVEQALQISENSDDDVEITVLTVGPEDAKDALRKALSMGADKAIHVEDDDLHGTDAIGTSLVLAKAIEKAGFDLVVSGMASTDGTAGVIPALLAERLGVPQVTLLSEVSVEGGPTGTVKGRRDGDSASEQLEASLPAVVSVTDQSGEARYPSFKGIMAAKKKPVQAWDLSDLEIDADEVGLEGAWTAVDSAAQRPARTAGTIVKDEGEGGKQLAEFLAGQKFI; the protein is encoded by the coding sequence GTGAGCTTGAGGATCGTTGTCACTGTGAAGTACGTGCCCGACGCCACTGGCGACCGGCACTTCGCCGATGACCTGACCGTCGACCGTGACGATGTGGACGGTCTGCTCTCCGAGCTGGACGAGTACGCGGTCGAGCAGGCGCTGCAGATCTCCGAGAACTCGGACGACGACGTGGAGATCACCGTCCTGACCGTGGGTCCGGAGGACGCCAAGGACGCCCTGCGCAAGGCGCTGTCCATGGGCGCCGACAAGGCGATCCACGTCGAGGACGACGACCTGCACGGCACCGACGCCATCGGCACCTCCCTGGTGCTGGCCAAGGCGATCGAGAAGGCCGGCTTCGACCTGGTCGTCTCCGGCATGGCCTCCACCGACGGCACCGCCGGTGTGATCCCAGCCCTGCTGGCCGAGCGCCTGGGCGTCCCGCAGGTCACGCTGCTCTCCGAGGTCTCCGTCGAGGGTGGCCCAACTGGCACGGTCAAGGGCCGCCGTGACGGCGACAGCGCCTCCGAGCAGCTCGAGGCCTCCCTGCCGGCCGTCGTGTCCGTCACCGACCAGTCGGGCGAGGCGCGTTACCCGTCCTTCAAGGGCATCATGGCCGCCAAGAAGAAGCCGGTTCAGGCCTGGGACCTCTCCGACCTGGAGATCGACGCCGACGAGGTCGGCCTCGAGGGCGCCTGGACGGCCGTCGACTCCGCGGCCCAGCGCCCCGCGCGCACCGCCGGCACGATCGTCAAGGACGAGGGCGAGGGCGGCAAGCAGCTCGCCGAGTTCCTCGCGGGCCAGAAGTTCATCTAA
- a CDS encoding flavin reductase family protein: protein MTATPDLGTRTPQLASPDLLRSVFRQHAAGVAVITARGESGPVGFTATSLSSVSAQPPMLSFGISTGASSWPAISGADHVGVHILGEHQEQLAATFARSGADRFGAPTVWREGPEGVPVLDGVLAWLVCRVAARVPAGDHRIVLAEVVLGEHAGSGRPLLYHQGRFNGLRD from the coding sequence ATGACGGCCACGCCCGACCTCGGCACCCGTACTCCCCAGCTCGCCTCTCCCGACCTGCTGCGTTCCGTCTTCCGGCAGCACGCGGCCGGTGTGGCGGTGATCACCGCGCGCGGTGAGAGCGGCCCGGTCGGCTTCACCGCCACCTCCCTCAGCTCCGTCTCGGCGCAGCCCCCGATGCTGTCCTTCGGGATCAGCACCGGTGCGTCCAGTTGGCCCGCGATATCCGGGGCCGACCATGTCGGCGTGCACATACTCGGCGAGCACCAGGAGCAGTTGGCGGCCACCTTCGCCCGCAGCGGCGCCGACCGCTTCGGGGCGCCCACCGTCTGGCGCGAGGGTCCCGAGGGTGTGCCGGTCCTCGACGGCGTGCTCGCCTGGCTGGTGTGCCGGGTCGCCGCGCGCGTGCCCGCCGGGGACCACCGCATCGTCCTGGCCGAGGTCGTCCTCGGGGAGCACGCTGGCTCCGGCCGCCCGCTCCTCTACCACCAGGGCCGCTTCAACGGGCTGCGTGACTGA
- a CDS encoding TlpA family protein disulfide reductase, translating to MTGLVVCVVVLAAASAYGVLHRRRSGRVRVRGRDGGKRLGAAELGGDLGEKATLVQFSSAFCAPCRATRRVLGEVAGMVPGVRHIEIDAEDHLALVRELDILKTPTVLVLDADGRVVRRATGLPRKADVIAALGEAV from the coding sequence ATGACCGGACTTGTGGTGTGCGTGGTGGTGCTCGCGGCGGCGAGCGCCTACGGAGTGCTGCATCGGCGGCGGAGCGGGAGAGTACGCGTGCGTGGGCGCGACGGCGGAAAACGGCTCGGCGCCGCCGAGTTGGGCGGCGACCTCGGCGAGAAGGCCACCCTGGTGCAGTTCTCCAGCGCCTTCTGCGCACCCTGCCGGGCCACGCGCCGGGTGCTGGGCGAGGTGGCCGGCATGGTCCCCGGCGTCCGGCACATCGAGATCGACGCCGAGGACCATCTGGCCCTCGTACGGGAACTCGACATCCTGAAGACCCCCACCGTGCTCGTTCTCGACGCCGACGGGCGGGTCGTACGGCGTGCCACCGGCCTCCCCCGCAAGGCGGATGTCATCGCGGCTCTGGGGGAGGCGGTCTGA
- a CDS encoding DUF4395 domain-containing protein → MDIDVRGPRFGAALTTVVLAVVLITGSFWLLAWQTLAFALGAAGGVGRSPYGWLFRKAVRPRIGPPTEFEAPEPPRFAQAIGLVFAGVGLVGFGLGPDWLGLAATGGALAAAFLNAAFGYCLGCEMYLLVRRVTVRAQ, encoded by the coding sequence ATGGACATCGACGTACGAGGACCGCGTTTCGGGGCGGCCCTGACGACCGTAGTACTGGCGGTCGTGCTGATCACCGGCAGCTTCTGGCTGCTGGCCTGGCAGACCCTGGCGTTCGCGCTGGGCGCGGCGGGCGGCGTGGGCCGCTCGCCGTACGGCTGGCTGTTCCGGAAGGCCGTACGGCCCCGGATCGGGCCGCCGACGGAGTTCGAGGCACCGGAGCCGCCGCGGTTCGCGCAGGCGATCGGACTGGTCTTCGCCGGGGTGGGGCTGGTCGGTTTCGGCCTGGGTCCCGACTGGCTGGGGCTCGCGGCGACCGGGGGCGCGCTCGCCGCCGCGTTCCTCAATGCCGCGTTCGGGTACTGCCTGGGGTGCGAGATGTACCTGCTCGTGCGTCGAGTGACGGTACGCGCACAGTAA
- a CDS encoding lysophospholipid acyltransferase family protein, which translates to MAELVYRPVVGLAQTLFKAWDLKIDCKGSENIPRSGGAVLVSNHISYLDFIFDGLAALPQKRLVRFMAKEAVFRHKISGPLMRGMKHIPVDRKQGETAYQHALESLRSGEIVGVFPEATISQSFTLKSFKSGAARMAQEAGVPLIPMALWGTQRLWTKGHPKNFKRSHTPITIRVGEPVEAPQDQYAGAITRRLRERVQELLEAAQRAYPVRPKGPDDTWWMPAHLGGTAPTAEEVKAAEAR; encoded by the coding sequence ATGGCTGAGCTTGTTTACCGCCCCGTCGTCGGTCTCGCCCAAACGTTGTTCAAGGCCTGGGACCTCAAGATCGACTGCAAGGGATCGGAGAACATTCCGCGCTCGGGCGGCGCCGTGCTGGTCAGCAACCACATCAGCTACTTGGACTTCATCTTCGACGGTCTGGCCGCCCTGCCCCAGAAGCGCCTCGTGCGCTTCATGGCGAAGGAGGCGGTGTTCCGGCACAAGATCTCGGGTCCGCTGATGCGCGGCATGAAGCACATCCCGGTGGACCGCAAGCAGGGCGAGACCGCGTACCAGCACGCACTGGAGTCGCTGCGGTCCGGCGAGATCGTCGGCGTCTTCCCCGAGGCGACCATCTCGCAGTCCTTCACCCTGAAAAGCTTCAAGTCGGGTGCGGCGCGCATGGCCCAGGAGGCCGGCGTCCCGCTGATCCCGATGGCTCTGTGGGGCACCCAGCGCCTGTGGACCAAGGGCCACCCGAAGAACTTCAAGCGCAGCCACACCCCGATCACCATCCGGGTCGGCGAGCCGGTGGAGGCCCCGCAGGACCAGTACGCGGGCGCGATCACCCGCCGCCTGCGCGAGCGCGTCCAGGAGCTCCTCGAGGCCGCCCAGCGCGCCTATCCGGTACGGCCCAAGGGCCCGGACGACACCTGGTGGATGCCGGCCCATCTCGGCGGCACGGCCCCGACCGCCGAAGAGGTCAAGGCGGCCGAGGCGCGCTGA